The DNA segment TCCGAGCCGCGCTGAAGGACTCACCCGCCACCTTGCTGATGGGTGAGGACATCGGCGCGCTCGGCGGTGTCTATCGGGTCACCGAGGGGCTGAAGGCGGAATTCGGCGCCGACCGCGTTGTCGACACACCGCTCGGCGAGTCAGGCATTATCGGGACGGCCATCGGCTTGGCCCTGCGAGGTTACCGGCCAGTCTGTGAGATCCAGTTCGACGGGTTCGTCTTTCCCGGCTTCAACCAGATCACCACCCAGCTGGCGAAGATGCACGCCCGCAGCGACGGAATGCTGCGGGTTCCGGTCGTGATCAGGATCCCGTATGGGGGTGGCATCGGAAGCGTCGAGCACCACTCCGAATCCCCTGAAGCGTTGTTCGCCCATACGGCCGGGCTGCGCATCATCACCCCCTCCAACCCTCAGGATGCCTACTGGATGATCCAGCAGGCCATCGACTGTGACGACCCCGTCATCGTTTTCGAGCCCAAACGGCGTTACTGGCTGAAGGGCGAGGTCGATCTCACCACACCCCCGGGCAATCCGTTCACCGCCCACGTGCTCCGCGCAGGCACTGACGCCACCCTGGTGGCGTACGGACCACTCGTACCGGTTGCCCTTGCGGCCGCGAACGCTGCCGCCGAGGACGGCACCAGTGTCGAGGTCATTGACCTCCGGTCGGTCTCTCCCATGGACTTCGACACCGTGACTGCGTCGGTGCAGAAGACCGGACGATTGATCATCGCTCATGAGGCACCTACCTTCGGGGGAATCGGC comes from the Arthrobacter sp. CAN_C5 genome and includes:
- a CDS encoding alpha-ketoacid dehydrogenase subunit beta — protein: MPVMTIAKAINAGLRAALKDSPATLLMGEDIGALGGVYRVTEGLKAEFGADRVVDTPLGESGIIGTAIGLALRGYRPVCEIQFDGFVFPGFNQITTQLAKMHARSDGMLRVPVVIRIPYGGGIGSVEHHSESPEALFAHTAGLRIITPSNPQDAYWMIQQAIDCDDPVIVFEPKRRYWLKGEVDLTTPPGNPFTAHVLRAGTDATLVAYGPLVPVALAAANAAAEDGTSVEVIDLRSVSPMDFDTVTASVQKTGRLIIAHEAPTFGGIGGELAARVSERAFLSLQAPVMRVGGFHLPYPVARMEDHYLPDIDRILESLDRALAY